In Panicum virgatum strain AP13 chromosome 4N, P.virgatum_v5, whole genome shotgun sequence, a single window of DNA contains:
- the LOC120668654 gene encoding uncharacterized protein LOC120668654 produces MAPSFGRSISFPISPRPRAAACHVRSISLPCRSHPLLAHLHTQTAAARFWAANPTAPSSGLAHVDALHAALAELLLLPEPQDAVRSAASDRLLDAFLLLADAHRGFQEALLALRHDAADARAALRRRDAARLASAARSQRRSEKEIARLAAAVSSVAAAAKCARLTEETEMAAALMEAAAASAAASAAVFSAVASMSAAASSSKKTATFAAFAKKAAPVAADVAPEKLEELEQCIDECESGSEMMFRSIVRTRVSLLNIRTPAI; encoded by the coding sequence ATGGCTCCCAGCTTCGGCCGCTCCATCTCCTTCCCGATCAGCCCcaggccccgcgccgccgcctgccacgTCCGCTCCATCAGCCTCCCCTGCCGCTCCCACCCGCTCCTCGCGCACCTCCACAcccagaccgccgccgcccgcttctGGGCCGCCAACCCCACCGCGCCCTCGTCCGGCCTCGCCCACGTCGACGCGCTccacgccgcgctcgccgagctcctcctcctcccggagCCCCAGGACGCGgtgcgcagcgccgcctccgaccgcctcctcgacgccttcctcctcctcgccgacgcGCACCGCGGCTTCCAGGAGGCGCTCCTCGCGCTCAGGCACGACGCGGCCGACGCCCGGGCCGCCCTCCGGAGGCGCGACGCCGCCAGGCTCGCGTCCGCCGCGCGCTCCCAGCGCAGGAGCGAGAAGGAGAtcgcccgcctcgccgcggccgtgtcctccgtcgccgccgccgccaagtgCGCGCGCCTCACCGAGGAGACCGAGATGGCCGCCGCGCtcatggaggcggcggccgccagcgccgcggcctccgcggcCGTCTTCTCGGCCGTCGCGTCCATGTCGGCGGCCGCGTCCTCTTCCAAGAAGACAGCGACCTTCGCCGCCTTCGCCAAGAAGGCCGCGCCGGTGGCGGCCGATGTGGCGCCGGAGAAGCTCGAGGAGCTTGAGCAGTGCATTGACGAGTGCGAGAGCGGCAGCGAGATGATGTTCAGGAGCATTGTTCGGACTAGGGTGTCATTGCTCAACATTCGTACTCCGGCAATTTAA